The Polaribacter sp. Q13 sequence TTAAAGAGGTGTTTATTGTTCGTCCTAGAGTAGAGCTTAATGCTTTGTCTACAACCTCGCTATATTTCCAGTTTGGGTGTGTTCCTGTAAATTCTCTAACTCTATCAAAAATTACTACCGTATCATTTATGGAGTACCCGACCACTGTTAGAATTGCAGCAATAAATGATTGACCTATTTCCATATCAAAAGGCATAAATTTATATAAGATAGAAAATAAACCTAATACAATTAATACATCATGAAAAACGGCAACTACTGCACCAATACTAAATGATATTTTTCTAAATCTTAATAAGATGTATAAGAATACCACTAATAAAGAACCAAAAACGGCATATAATGCTGATGTTTTAATATCATCTGCAATGGTTGGTTCTACTTTCATATAACTCATTACACCAGAACCTTCTTTTTCGAAACCTGGTTTAAAGTTTTTGTACGTAGTATTTCCTAAATAAGGTTTTAAACCTGTAAATAAAGCAGTCTGAACTTGGTCATCTACATCTTGTCCTTCTTCATCAATTTTATAAACAGTTGTTATTTTTAATTGATGATCAGAACCGTACGTTTTTACTTCTGGAGCTGTACCAAAAGCATCTTTTAAGGTAGAAGCAACTTCTGTCGCGTTCATTGTTTGATCGAAACGAACAACATAAGAACGTCCTCCTTTAAAGTCTACACCTTGCTTTAACCCGATAGAGAAAATAGAAATGATACCTGCAACAATAATAGATCCAGAAATGAAATATGCAATTTTACGTTTTCTTAAGAACTCTACATTTATATTTTGGAACCATCCTTTAGAGATAGAAGTATTAAAAGTTAAACTGTTTCCTTTATTAATAGATCTGTCAATTAACAAACGAGTAATAAATACCGCTGTAAATAATGAGGTTAAAATACCAATCATTAATGTTAAAGCAAAACCTTTAATTGGTCCTGTTCCAAAAACATATAAGATAATACCAGTTAATAAAGTTGTAATATTTGCATCAATAATTGCAGATAAAGCTCCTTTAATAGAGAAACCTTCATCTACAGATTGTTTTAATCCTTTTTTTATGGCTAAACTTTCTTTAATCCTCTCAAAGATAATAACGTTTGCATCTACAGACATACCAATAGTTAAGATAATACCAGCAATACCAGGTAATGTTAACACGGCGTTGAAAGAAGCTAAAATTCCGAAGATAAATAAGATGTTTACAGCTAAAGCGATATCTGCATACAAACCAGCTTTACCATAGTATAAAATCATCCAAACTAAAACTAATAAAATAGCTAAACCAAAAGATTGAATACTGTGATCTATAGATTCTTGTCCTAAAGATGGCCCAACAACTTCTGCTTGAATTATTCTAGCTGCAGCTGGTAATTTACCTGCTTTTAAAACGGTAGCAATATCTTCTGCTTCTGTAATAGTCATACTTCCACCAGAAATAGATGTTCTACCCCCTGTAATAGGATTGTTAACCGAAGGAGCAGTGTACACATAGTTGTCTAATACAACAGCAACAAATTTACCTTGGTTTTCGGTAGTCATTTTTGCCCATTGTTTAGTCCCAGAACTATTCATAGTCATACTAACCTCTGGTTTATTCATTTGGTCAAATACTTGAGAAGCATCTAAAATAACATCACCCTCAATATTCGCTTTACCACTGCGGCTTCCTTTAATGGCATATAAACCAATTAATTCTGTTCCGTCTGTTCCTTTGTTAGATTTATAATCCCATAAGAATTTAACGTATTTTAATTCTTTAGGTAATAATGCTTTAACTTCTTTTCTTTTTAATAAACTATTTACAGTAGCAGTATCTAAAACTCTAGCTTGTGCAACTAAAGAACTCATTTGTTGTTGAGATTGTGCTACGTTAGGAAATAAATAAGTAAAAAGATTTTTTTGATTTACACTTGTAGAATCTTTTGTTTCTCCTAATAAATCATCAATATCATCTGTTTTAGTAGAATCTACAGCTTTTTTTAGAACGGTGTTGTCTTTTAAAAGTTCTGCAACTTTAGCATTTGCAGTAAAAAAGTAATTTTGAACTTCTGCATTTGTATATACTTCCCAAAACTGTAATTCTGCTTTACTAGTAATTAAACGAGTAACACGCTCAATATCTTTAGCACCTGGCAATTCAATCTGAATTCTACCAGAGTTTCCAATTCTTTGAATGTTTGGTTGTGTAACACCAAATTTATCAATTCTACTTCTTAATACTTCAAAAGCAGTACCAATAGAACTGTTAATTTCTTCTTGTAATGTTTCTTTTACAGTAGCATTTGCTTCATTAAAAGTGATTTTTTCGCTTAAAGCTTTTGTTCCAAAAATAGAAGGATCACTTAATTTCGTATCGCCAGCAACTTTTTCAAATTCTTCAAAGAATAAGTCTAAATATGTAGCATTACTGTTTTTTTGAGCTTCGTCTGCAGCGTCTAAGGCTTTGTTAAAAGCAACGTTTTTAGAATCGTTAGCTAAGCTTTTTAAAACTTCTTTTACAGATACTTGTAAAATAGCGTTAATACCACCTTTTAAATCTAGACCAAGATTCATCTCTTTGTCTTTAACATCATTGTAGCTGTAAGATGTAATACCTAAATTAATGATGTCTTTGTTTGCAACACTGTCTAAGTACTTTCTTTCAAAAGCAGCTTTCTGTCTTGAATCAATATTATCACCTTTACTTTCTGCATAACTAATTGCATTATCTTCTACTTTGGTAGCTAAGAATGTAAATGATAATTGGTATAAACTCACTAATCCAAAAAGGATAGCAAATAACTTTATAAGTCCTTTATTCTGCATTTTATATGTATTTTATAATCAAATTTTTAAAAACGAGCAAATATATAGTTTCTCGTAAAACCTGACAATTATTTTTGTTGATTGTTTTTTGTTATTATGAGTTTGGTACTCATGATTTTAAAGTAGTATTTTTAAAATGTAAATGAATACATTTTTTTTAGCTATAGAAGCTTTGCGGACCTGCTCTAACTTCAGGTTCATTGTAAGAAGTTCTATCCTTTATAAAAGGATGATTTTTATGGATTTTATAAGAATTTTTAAAGAGTTGATTTTCTTTGTATTGCGTTGTTTTTTTTACGAAAGCAACATAATTAAAAGTGCTAATTTTATCAGAATAATATTTAACATCAAGAACAAAATTGAAATCAGAATTAGAAATATCACTTTGGTTGGTTAACTCATGAATATCAATATTGTAATTAGAAGAATGCTTGTTTTTTTCTTTATGATCAGAACTTTGATTTAAAACTAAGTTATGATCCTTGTAAAGCTCTTCTTTAATGTTGTTAATATGAGAAGTACTATAGTACGAAATTTTTAAGGTACCGTTGTGTGTCTTATTAATTTGAATATTTGCAACACCAATTGCTAGTAGTTTTTCTTTTACTTCGGCTATTGTGTTATCTATGTCTTTTTTGTTGATTTTTACATCAACAAATTCAAGAACAATTTCTTGATTAGGTAAAGTAACCTCCTCGTGAAACGCTCCGAAACAAATAAATAGTAAGAATAAAGTACAGATGTACCATTTTGCCTTCATACGTCAAATATATAAAAAAGATTGCGTTATGGTTGTGCGATCATACATCTTATTCATTTTTTAAAATTAATGTAATACTTAACCTTATTTCCCCATAAGAAATTTCTTCGTTTAGTTTGTCGTAAATGGGTTTCAATTCTATTTTTCTTTCCAATTCATTAAAAGCAATTCGTACTTTATCTACAACTTCTTTATCTACAAGTTCTTCTAAATCCACTTCTTTGCCTTCCATATATAATTGTGATAGATGTGAAAAAATGGTGGTAATAGATAAACTTCTTTCTTGGGCAATTTCGGCTGGTTTTAAACCTTTTTTAAATAAATTAAATGTGTTTTGAATGGTGCTAATTTTTCTCGGTTTCGCTACATTTTTAAAGGTACGAATCACACTCATAAATTCTTCACCATATTTTTCCATTTTGTTCATTCCAACTCCGGAAATTGCTAAAAATTCATTTTCTGTTGTAGGCAGTTCACTAGCCATTAATTTTAGAGATTTGTCATTAAAAATAATATAAGCAGGCATTTTCTCTTCCTTGGCTATGGCGTATCGTATTTTTTTTAGCTCTGTAAATAGGTCCTTATTTACTGCTCCTTCTGTTGCTGTTTTTACTACTTTTTCTTTTTTCTTTTTATCTTTAGAGGCAATAGGAGTTGTTAAACGAATTGTTTTTTCTCCTTTTAAAACTTTCCACCCAATGGGTGATATTTTTAGAGCAGAATTTTCGCTGTACATAATTTCTATCAATCCTTGATTTGCCATTTGAATTACATAATCTCGCCAATCGAAAAAACTGACATCTTTTCCTATGCCGTACGTTTTTAGATTAAAATATTGTTTAGAATGGATGTCTGCATTATTACTTCCTCTTAACACGTTTATTAACATGGTAATTCCATCTTTTTCACCCATTCTTGCAATTCCAGAAAGTGCTTTTTGTGTTAAAATAGTGCCTTCAAAGTCTTTTGGCGGATTTTCGCAAACATCACAATTGCCACAGTTTTCGGAAAGGTGTTCTCCAAAATAAGATAATAGTATTTTTCTTCTACACGATTTAGCTTCTGCAAATTGAAGCATTCTATTTAATTTTTCTTTTTGCATGGCGGTATTTGCTCCGTCGTCTGCAAATTGACTATACAATACAAAATCTCTCATATTGTAATACAGTATGGTTTCTGATGGCAATCCATCTCTTCCTGCTCTTCCTATTTCTTGATAATAGCCTTCTAAGTTTTTTGGTAAATTGTAATGAATTACAAAACGAACATTAGATTTGTCAATTCCCATTCCGAAAGCAATGGTAGCAACCACTATTTTTATATCATCATTTATAAAATCAGTTTGTGTACTTTCTCTTTCTTCATGATTCATTCCTGCATGATAAAATGCTACAGAATGTCCTTCTGCTTTAAGATAACTGGCTACTTCTTCTGTATTTTTTCTACTTAAACAGTAAATAATACCACTTTCGTTTTTTCTTCGTTGTATAAAATTGGCAATTTCTTGTAGTTTTTTCTTTTTAGCGACTTGTCCTCTAACTTCTATGCTTAAATTTTTTCGATCAAAAGAAGAGATAAATAATTTAGAATTTTTTAAACCTAATTGTTCTTCAATATCTTTTCTAGCAGATTTATCCGCGGTAGCGGTTAATGCCATAAAAGGTATTTCTGGTAAAGAGTTTCTAAAATGTTTTAATTGTGTGTATTCTGGTCTAAAATCATGTCCCCACATACTAACACAATGTGCTTCATCAATAGCTACTAATTTTATGTTTAATTCTTTTAACCAAGTGTTGCTTACGGATATTAATTTTTCTGGGGATAAATAAAGTAGTTGTAATTCTCCATTAATTGCTCTGCCAATTACATCGTTTTCTTCTTGTGGAGAAATAGAACTGTTAAAAAAATCGGCTTTTATTCCGTTAGATTTTAGCGCTTGTACTTGATCTTTCATTAAAGATATAAGCGGTGAAACTACAATGGTAATTCCATCAAAAATTAATGCAGGAATTTGGAAGCAAATAGATTTTCCTCCTCCAGTTGGCATTAAAACAAAACTGTCTTTTCCGTCTATAGTTCTGGTGATAATTTCTTCCTGTAAAGGACGGAAATTTTCATAACCATATACATTTTTTAATAGTGTATGTATTTGTTTTTTCAATTTTTAAGCAATTAGGTAACAAATATACGTGTTTTACATTTTTGAAAATAGATAAGATGTTTATTTGAATTACAGAAAATAGGGGCGTAAAAAAGCCTCAAAGAAGATCTTTGAGGCTTTTTGCATTTTAGAAAATATATTGAGTAAGCTTTTAAGGCTTATTACAATTCTAATAATCCGTTTGTTTTAGAAACACCTTCTGCAGATTTTTGCATGTGAGCTTTTTCAGTATCAGTTAAGCTAATCTCTACAATGCTTTCAATTCCGTTTTTACCTAAAACAACAGGTACACCAATACAAAGGTCATTTAAACCATATTCACCTTCTAATAAAGTAGAACAAGGGAAAACTTTCTTTTGGTCGCAAGCAATTGCTTGTACTAAAGCGCTTACTGCAGCACCTGGAGCATACCAAGCAGAAGTACCTAATAAACCAGTTAAGGTTGCACCACCAACTTTAGTGTCTTGCATAACTTGTTCTAATCTTTCTTCAGAAATAAATTCTGAAACAGGAACAGAGTTACGAGTAGCTAAACGAGTTAAAGGAACCATACCTACATCAGAGTGACCACCAATTACCATACCATCAACATCAGAAATAGGTGCTCCTAAAGCTTCTGCTAATCTGTATTTAAAACGAGCTGAGTCTAATGCTCCACCCATTCCAATAATTCTGTTTTTAGGTAATCCTGTAGTTTTATGAACTAAATAAGTCATAGTATCCATAGGATTAGAAACCACAATAATAATTGTGTTTGGAGAGTGTTCTATTAAATTAGATGAAACTGTTTTTACAATTCCTGCGTTTATTCCAATTAATTCTTCACGAGTCATTCCTGGCTTACGTGGAATACCAGAGGTAATTACACAAACATCAGAATTTGCTGTTTTAGAATAATCATTTGTACTTCCAGAGATTTTGGTATCAAAACCATTTAAAGAAGCTGTTTGCATTAAGTCCATTGCTTTTCCTTCTGCAAAACCTTCTTTAATGTCTAAGATAACAACTTCTGAAGCGAAGTCTTTAATTGCGATGTATTCTGCACAACTTGCACCTACTGCACCTGCTCCTACTACGGTAACTTTCATATTTATTATTTTTAGATTTATAATCAATTTTAACTCTAACAAAAGTACGAAATTTACTTAAGTTTTAATTGCTAAAAAAGTAAAAAGACACCTTAATAGTGTGTCTTTCTACGAAATGGATTTCGAACTATTTTATCTGATGCTAAATGCAATACCTGCATTTACCGTGTTGTATTCTTGTAGTGTATAACTTCCAAAAATCTTAAAGAAACCAAAACTTAATCTTGCTCCGATTGTAGATGTTAATCCACCAACTTTGTAGTTTAAGTTTAAAGGGTCTACAAGTGTTTTTCGGTATGTTTGACCAAGTCCTCCTGAATATTCTAATTCGTAAGTTCCGTTTATGTTTAAAGAAGAAGAGCCGCTAACGTATCCAATACCACCATAAACATTTATAAAAGGGAAGTTTAATGAAGCTAAAGCTTGTACTGTGTAAGAATCTAATTTTAATTCTCCTAAACCGTCAGTTATGGTTACTCCATTTTCGTTAGGATCGTCTATAGTACTTGTAACTGTCATATTCGTAAAAGCACCCATTATTGAAACATGAAGAGGTAACTTGTCTAAAGGGCCAAACCAATCGGTAATTTCTTTTTTAATTCCTAAACCAAATAATTTTCCTTTTACATCATCGCTACCTACTTCTGGTATAACACGTACAGTTGCTTCAAATTGATAAGGTAGGCCTAAGCTTATTTGTACTGA is a genomic window containing:
- the secDF gene encoding protein translocase subunit SecDF; translated protein: MQNKGLIKLFAILFGLVSLYQLSFTFLATKVEDNAISYAESKGDNIDSRQKAAFERKYLDSVANKDIINLGITSYSYNDVKDKEMNLGLDLKGGINAILQVSVKEVLKSLANDSKNVAFNKALDAADEAQKNSNATYLDLFFEEFEKVAGDTKLSDPSIFGTKALSEKITFNEANATVKETLQEEINSSIGTAFEVLRSRIDKFGVTQPNIQRIGNSGRIQIELPGAKDIERVTRLITSKAELQFWEVYTNAEVQNYFFTANAKVAELLKDNTVLKKAVDSTKTDDIDDLLGETKDSTSVNQKNLFTYLFPNVAQSQQQMSSLVAQARVLDTATVNSLLKRKEVKALLPKELKYVKFLWDYKSNKGTDGTELIGLYAIKGSRSGKANIEGDVILDASQVFDQMNKPEVSMTMNSSGTKQWAKMTTENQGKFVAVVLDNYVYTAPSVNNPITGGRTSISGGSMTITEAEDIATVLKAGKLPAAARIIQAEVVGPSLGQESIDHSIQSFGLAILLVLVWMILYYGKAGLYADIALAVNILFIFGILASFNAVLTLPGIAGIILTIGMSVDANVIIFERIKESLAIKKGLKQSVDEGFSIKGALSAIIDANITTLLTGIILYVFGTGPIKGFALTLMIGILTSLFTAVFITRLLIDRSINKGNSLTFNTSISKGWFQNINVEFLRKRKIAYFISGSIIVAGIISIFSIGLKQGVDFKGGRSYVVRFDQTMNATEVASTLKDAFGTAPEVKTYGSDHQLKITTVYKIDEEGQDVDDQVQTALFTGLKPYLGNTTYKNFKPGFEKEGSGVMSYMKVEPTIADDIKTSALYAVFGSLLVVFLYILLRFRKISFSIGAVVAVFHDVLIVLGLFSILYKFMPFDMEIGQSFIAAILTVVGYSINDTVVIFDRVREFTGTHPNWKYSEVVDKALSSTLGRTINTSLTTLLVMLAIFLFGGDSIKGFMFALIIGVVVGTYSSLFVATPIMFDTSKKEEKNN
- the recQ gene encoding DNA helicase RecQ is translated as MKKQIHTLLKNVYGYENFRPLQEEIITRTIDGKDSFVLMPTGGGKSICFQIPALIFDGITIVVSPLISLMKDQVQALKSNGIKADFFNSSISPQEENDVIGRAINGELQLLYLSPEKLISVSNTWLKELNIKLVAIDEAHCVSMWGHDFRPEYTQLKHFRNSLPEIPFMALTATADKSARKDIEEQLGLKNSKLFISSFDRKNLSIEVRGQVAKKKKLQEIANFIQRRKNESGIIYCLSRKNTEEVASYLKAEGHSVAFYHAGMNHEERESTQTDFINDDIKIVVATIAFGMGIDKSNVRFVIHYNLPKNLEGYYQEIGRAGRDGLPSETILYYNMRDFVLYSQFADDGANTAMQKEKLNRMLQFAEAKSCRRKILLSYFGEHLSENCGNCDVCENPPKDFEGTILTQKALSGIARMGEKDGITMLINVLRGSNNADIHSKQYFNLKTYGIGKDVSFFDWRDYVIQMANQGLIEIMYSENSALKISPIGWKVLKGEKTIRLTTPIASKDKKKKEKVVKTATEGAVNKDLFTELKKIRYAIAKEEKMPAYIIFNDKSLKLMASELPTTENEFLAISGVGMNKMEKYGEEFMSVIRTFKNVAKPRKISTIQNTFNLFKKGLKPAEIAQERSLSITTIFSHLSQLYMEGKEVDLEELVDKEVVDKVRIAFNELERKIELKPIYDKLNEEISYGEIRLSITLILKNE
- a CDS encoding DUF6588 family protein, which encodes MKKSILIFIGVFALAFNAKAQDGLENILFADISDANLLTEAYLKPVAEGFIYGMSSGWFHTAKVHKTLGFDITIGANLSLVPSDKEIFNVNSLNLSDKITQNPITSPTVLGSGDSALQNGFEVTIPANSDPTINNGIHPELVRNFTMPDGFGDDLPLNAAPTPSVQISLGLPYQFEATVRVIPEVGSDDVKGKLFGLGIKKEITDWFGPLDKLPLHVSIMGAFTNMTVTSTIDDPNENGVTITDGLGELKLDSYTVQALASLNFPFINVYGGIGYVSGSSSLNINGTYELEYSGGLGQTYRKTLVDPLNLNYKVGGLTSTIGARLSFGFFKIFGSYTLQEYNTVNAGIAFSIR
- the mdh gene encoding malate dehydrogenase; the protein is MKVTVVGAGAVGASCAEYIAIKDFASEVVILDIKEGFAEGKAMDLMQTASLNGFDTKISGSTNDYSKTANSDVCVITSGIPRKPGMTREELIGINAGIVKTVSSNLIEHSPNTIIIVVSNPMDTMTYLVHKTTGLPKNRIIGMGGALDSARFKYRLAEALGAPISDVDGMVIGGHSDVGMVPLTRLATRNSVPVSEFISEERLEQVMQDTKVGGATLTGLLGTSAWYAPGAAVSALVQAIACDQKKVFPCSTLLEGEYGLNDLCIGVPVVLGKNGIESIVEISLTDTEKAHMQKSAEGVSKTNGLLEL